One Varibaculum prostatecancerukia genomic window, TAGGGCAGGTTTCCCGCCAGGAAGGCATCCACAAAAACTTCATTCGCGGCGTTATAGACCGCCGGGTGCGAGGCCGAGGCCGCCACTGCAGCTCGGGCCAGTTTTATTGCCGGGAAAGTTTCGTGATCTACCGGCTCGAACTGCCACTGCTGGGCGCTAGTGAAATCCAGAGGGGTAACCGTTTTTTCTAGGCGGGTCGGCCAATCTAGTCCCAAGGCAATCGGAAGACGCATATCGGGTGGGGAGGCCTGCAAAATCGTGGCCCCATCGCGCCAAGTAACCCCGGAGTGAATAATCGACTGCGGGTGAATCACCGGCACAATATTTTCGGGATCAACATCGAACAGCAAATGCGCCTCTATCAGCTCTAACCCTTTGTTCACCAGGGTTGAAGAATTGATAGTGACCACCGGCCCCATCGACCAGGTGGGGTGATTAAGCGCTTGCTGCGCGCTGACCTCCGCTAAGTCCGCGCGCTTCTTGCCCCTAAACGGCCCTCCGGAGGCAGTGAGAATAATCTGGCTAACTTCACTGCCCCCATCCTGGTTTACGCTGGTGAGCCCCTTATGGTGCACACCCGAAGCTAAAGCCTGGGCAATCGCCGAATGCTCTGAATCAACCGGCACAATCTGTCCAGGGCGCTGGCAGGCTGCTTTTACTAGGGCGCCGCCTACAATCAAAGATTCCTTATTCGCCAGTGCCAGGGTGGCTCCGCTTTCTAAGGCCGCCAAAGTGGGAGCTAAGCCCACCCCGCCGGTAATCCCGTTGAGCACTACCGCTTCGGGGTCAGCTCGCCCAGCCAGAAGCGCACTAGCATCTTCCCCGGTCAAAACCTCGGGTTGATATTTTTCGCTACTGCCGGCCAGTTCCGCAGCTAGCGCGCTAGCGAACTCTTCGCCCTTATCTAAAGAAATCGCCACCATCTCGGGGCGGAAACGCGCGGCTTGGCGCGCCAGTAAAGCTAGGTTAGATCCCCCGGCACTGAGGGCGCGGACACAAAAACACCCCGGATTTTGGGTAATAACCTCTAGGGCTTGGGTGCCGATAGATCCGGTGGATCCCAGAATGAAAACGTCGCGCACTGCCTCCCCAATCACCGGTATTATTTTGGCGGCATTTCCCGCCCACCAGCGGCTATTCTACCGCCAGCAGTACCTCTATTGCCCGCGAGAGATAGGCATCGACCACGCCCTCTTTATAGGCTTTTTCATTCTTGGCGGTTTTGAAAGTGGCACTGCGAATCTGGGCAGAAGTCATTCCCTCATCAGAGTCAAAATACTGTGCCAGCCGGTCAAGAAGCTCATCCACCTGGGCGGCGTCATAACCTTTGCCATCCGGATGGGCGAAACGTTTACCCCGAGGACGCAGCATCCGCGGATAAAGAGTGGTTGCCCGCTGGGCAACCCGCTCCATCCAGGCCTGAGAACCATTAACCGCCACGTTATCGGCGCGGTCACGGCGCACGAACGCCGCCTCTAGCCGGTCCATTGCCTGATCGATGGCGCTAGTTTGATAACCGCGACGCACCAGGTCAAAATGGGCACCCCGCACCTGGGCAGCCGAGAATTTTTCAGCAGGCACCCCGCCCTCATAGGCTTTACGCGCCTTAGTGAAAAACTCGTCTACCTGGGAGGGATCGTATCCCCGCGTAAAATAACCGGCTCGCGGAAAGCTGTTCTCACTCATTTGCCAGCCCTCTCCTTCCGAGATTTGGTCGCCAATTGGCCACACGCTCCGTCAATGTCCTGTCCGCGAGTATCGCGGATAGTGGTAGTTATACCTTTACTCTCCAGGGTATCCACAAATTCTGCTTGAGCGTGGGATTCACTCGCCGTCCAGATAGATCCGGGAGTGGGATTTAAGGGAATCGGGTTCACATGCGCCCATCCGTGCCCGCGGGCATTCAACAAATCCGCCAGCAGCCCCGCCCTCCAGGCTTGGTCATTCATATTCTTAATCAGGGCGTATTCGATGGAAACTCGCCTGCCGGTAGCTTGAAAATACTGGTAGGCGGCATCTAAAAGTTCACTAACCTTGAATCGAGAATTCACCGGAATCAGCTGGTCACGCAGTTCATCATCAGGGGCGTGCAGTGAAATCGCCAAGGTGAGCGGGATTTTTTCTGCCGTCAGTTTCTTAATCCCCGGCACCAGCCCGACGGTTGAAACCGTGATTCCCCGCGCCGACATCCCGAAACCTTCCGGCGGGTCAGCAATCAGGCGCCGCACCGCCCCCATCACCGCGCGATAGTTCACCATCGGCTCCCCCATCCCCATAAACACCACATTGGATAGGTGACAGGGATCCCCGCCAAGTTCGCCCTCTTCGCAGGCTTTACGCGCCAAGCGCACCTGTTCCACAATTTCGGCGGTAGACAGATTGCGGGTCAGCCCCATTTGCCCAGTAGCGCAAAACGGACAGGCCATTCCGCATCCCACTTCGCAAGAAATACACAGGGTAGCGCGGGAGGGATAACGCA contains:
- the rlmN gene encoding 23S rRNA (adenine(2503)-C(2))-methyltransferase RlmN; translated protein: MRRARPSRDPAQVMPTDQVPEGASSPDARPVLRFQATRRVKPQVHLADFDLAGRKQLLKEAGFPAFRADQLSRHYFSRLNIDPQQMSDLPAQGREKLTDLAFPPLVEQVVVRRGDQGMTRKYLWRLFDGAEVESVLMRYPSRATLCISCEVGCGMACPFCATGQMGLTRNLSTAEIVEQVRLARKACEEGELGGDPCHLSNVVFMGMGEPMVNYRAVMGAVRRLIADPPEGFGMSARGITVSTVGLVPGIKKLTAEKIPLTLAISLHAPDDELRDQLIPVNSRFKVSELLDAAYQYFQATGRRVSIEYALIKNMNDQAWRAGLLADLLNARGHGWAHVNPIPLNPTPGSIWTASESHAQAEFVDTLESKGITTTIRDTRGQDIDGACGQLATKSRKERAGK
- the dxr gene encoding 1-deoxy-D-xylulose-5-phosphate reductoisomerase, producing MRDVFILGSTGSIGTQALEVITQNPGCFCVRALSAGGSNLALLARQAARFRPEMVAISLDKGEEFASALAAELAGSSEKYQPEVLTGEDASALLAGRADPEAVVLNGITGGVGLAPTLAALESGATLALANKESLIVGGALVKAACQRPGQIVPVDSEHSAIAQALASGVHHKGLTSVNQDGGSEVSQIILTASGGPFRGKKRADLAEVSAQQALNHPTWSMGPVVTINSSTLVNKGLELIEAHLLFDVDPENIVPVIHPQSIIHSGVTWRDGATILQASPPDMRLPIALGLDWPTRLEKTVTPLDFTSAQQWQFEPVDHETFPAIKLARAAVAASASHPAVYNAANEVFVDAFLAGNLPYLQIVDSLAEVLSEHIGIDNPDLGQIMEAQTWAKAKAQEIVINTR
- a CDS encoding DivIVA domain-containing protein produces the protein MSENSFPRAGYFTRGYDPSQVDEFFTKARKAYEGGVPAEKFSAAQVRGAHFDLVRRGYQTSAIDQAMDRLEAAFVRRDRADNVAVNGSQAWMERVAQRATTLYPRMLRPRGKRFAHPDGKGYDAAQVDELLDRLAQYFDSDEGMTSAQIRSATFKTAKNEKAYKEGVVDAYLSRAIEVLLAVE